A window of Citrus sinensis cultivar Valencia sweet orange chromosome 7, DVS_A1.0, whole genome shotgun sequence contains these coding sequences:
- the LOC102629661 gene encoding disease resistance protein RPV1-like isoform X1, whose protein sequence is MTSTSIQNVSHGKYDVFLSFRGEDTRKSFTGHLSTALKNKRIYLFRDDKELQKGGSISPGLLKAIEESRISVIVLSKNYASSTWCLDELVKIVECKNREDQIFPIFYDVEPTVVRKQTASFGEAFAKHEEVFRNNVEKVQKWRDALKVVANKSGWELKDRNESEFIEEIVNVISSKIHTEPKTVKELVGIESRLEKLRFLMGTGSTDVRMIGIWGMGGLGKTTLARVVYDLISHEFYASSFLADVRERSEKEGSVISLQKQLLSNLLNLGDINLWHVDDGINIIGSRLRQQKVLLVIDDVADVEQLQSLAGKRDWFGLGSRILITTRDKQLLVAHEVDEEHILNLDVLNDDEALQLFSMKAFKTHQPVGEYVELSKRVLRYASGLPLALKVLGSFLIGRSVDRWRSALERLKSDPLNKIMSILQISFDGLQDSEKKIFLDVACFFKQKNRDYVTKILEGCGFFPVIGIEVLIERSLLTVDDYNTLGMHDLLQELGQLIVTRQSPEEPGKRSRLWRQEEVRHVLTKNAGSEEVEGMIIDDCFFPENEVHLSAKAFSLMTNLRLLKIGNVQLPEGLEYLSNKLRLLDWHQYPLKSLPSNLQLDKIVEFEMCYSRIEELWKGIKPLKTLKVMKLSHSKNLIKTPNSIEVPNLEVLDLEGCTRLHEIHSSLLRHNKLILLNLKGCTSLTTLPGEIFMKSLKTLVLSGCLKLRKFPHVGGSMECLQELFLDETDIKEMPLSIEHLSGLVQLTLKDCKNLSSLPVTISSLKCLKNLKLSGCSKLKKFPQIVGMEGLSELYLDGTSITEVPSSIELLPGLELLNLNDCKNLARLPRSINGLKALKTLNLSGCCKLENVPDTLRQVESLEELDISGTATRRPPSSIFLMKNLKTLSFSGCNGPPSTASCHLNLPFNLMGTSSCPVALMLPSLSGLCSLTKLDLSDCGLGEGAILSDIGNLHSLKALYLSENNFVTLPASISGLFNLEYLKLEDCKRLQSLPQLPPNVHNVRLNGCASLVTLLGVLRLRKSSWTTIYCIDSLKLLGKNDLATSMLREHLELQAVSAPDSKLSIVVPGSEIPKWFMYQNEGSSITVTRPSYLHNVNKVVGYAVCCVFHVPKHSTGIRRTIWKGHSFLTHLLFCSMDCSSFFYGIDFRDKFGHRGSDHLWLLFLSRAECDKYKWHFESNHFKLKFANHSAVSNTGLKVKRCGFHPVYKQEVEEFDETTKQWTHFTSYNLNEFHHDFVGSNMEVATTSKRSLAENAGAAEASGSGSCDDDEESPPKRFRQLK, encoded by the exons ATGACTTCTACGAGCATCCAAAATGTCTCTCATGGGAAATATGATGTCTTCTTAAGCTTTAGAGGAGAAGACACTCGTAAAAGCTTCACGGGTCATCTCTCTAcggctttgaaaaataaacgCATTTATTTATTCAGGGATGACAAAGAACTTCAGAAAGGAGGATCCATTTCACCTGGACTCCTTAAAGCAATTGAAGAATCAAGAATTTCAGTTATTGTTCTTTCAAAAAACTATGCTTCTTCCACTTGGTGCTTGGATGAACTTGTTAAGATTGTTGAATGCAAAAACAGAGAAGATcaaatttttccaattttctatGATGTGGAACCAACTGTGGTGAGAAAACAGACAGCAAGTTTTGGAGAAGCTTTTGCTAAACATGAAGAAGTTTTTAGGAATAATGTAGAAAAGGTGCAAAAGTGGAGAGACGCTTTAAAAGTGGTGGCTAATAAATCTGGCTGGGAATTGAAGGACAG AAATGAGTCAGAATTTATAGAGGAAATTGTCAATGTGATATCAAGTAAAATTCATACAGAGCCAAAGACTGTTAAGGAGCTGGTAGGAATAGAATCGCGCTTGGAGAAACTCAGGTTTCTTATGGGTACAGGGTCTACTGACGTTCGTATGATAGGGATATGGGGTATGGGAGGTCTAGGAAAGACAACTCTTGCAAGAGTTGTTTATGACTTGATCTCTCACGAATTTTATGCGAGTAGTTTCCTTGCTGATGTTAGAGAAAGATCTGAAAAAGAAGGCAGTGTAATCTCTTTACAAAAGCAACTCCTTTCCAATTTACTGAATCTTGGAGATATTAACTTATGGCATGTAGATGATGGTATTAACATAATTGGAAGTAGGCTGCGACAGCAAAAGGTTCTTCTTGTAATCGATGATGTAGCTGATGTTGAACAACTACAAAGTTTAGCTGGAAAGCGTGATTGGTTTGGTCTAGGCAGCAGGATTCTAATAACAACGAGAGATAAACAGTTGTTGGTGGCACATGAAGTGGATGAAGAGCATATTCTTAACCTTGATGTACTAAATGACGATGAAGCTCTTCAACTATTTAGTATGAAAGCTTTTAAAACCCATCAGCCAGTGGGAGAATATGTGGAGCTGTCTAAACGTGTTCTGAGGTATGCCAGTGGTCTTCCATTAGCTCTAAAAGTTTTGGGATCCTTTCTTATTGGTAGATCTGTGGATCGGTGGAGAAGTGCCCTAGAGAGACTAAAAAGTGATCCTTTAAATAAGATTATGAGTATACTTCAAATAAGTTTTGATGGACTACAAGATtcagagaagaaaatatttctcgATGTTGCATGCTTCTTTAAACAGAAGAATAGAGATTACGTAACAAAAATTCTAGAGGGATGTGGTTTTTTCCCAGTCATTGGAATAGAAGTTCTTATTGAAAGATCTCTATTAACAGTTGACGACTACAACACACTGGGGATGCATGATTTGTTACAGGAATTGGGACAGCTGATTGTTACAAGACAATCCCCCGAAGAACCTGGGAAACGCAGCAGATTATGGAGGCAAGAAGAAGTGCGCCATGTGTTGACAAAAAATGCG GGAAGTGAAGAAGTTGAAGGAATGATAATTGATGATTGTTTCTTTCCTGAAAATGAGGTGCATTTAAGTGCTAAAGCATTTTCGCTGATGACCAACCTAAGATTGCTCAAAATCGGTAATGTGCAACTTCCTGAAGGCCTTGAATACCTATCTAACAAGTTGCGGTTACTTGATTGGCATCAATATCCTTTGAAATCATTGCCATCAAATTTGCAATTGgataaaattgttgaatttgaaatgtGTTACAGCCGCATTGAAGAATTATGGAAAGGAATCAAA CCTTTAAAAACGTTGAAAGTTATGAAACTCAGCCATtcaaagaatttgattaagACACCAAACTCAATAGAGGTCCCAAACTTAGAGGTGTTGGATCTTGAAGGATGTACAAGGTTGCATGAAATTCACTCGTCTTTGTTACGTCACAATAAGCTgatattgttgaatttgaaaggtTGTACAAGTCTTACAACTCTTCCGGGTGAGATTTTTATGAAATCGCTTAAAACACTTGTCCTTTCTGGTTGCTTGAAATTGAGGAAATTTCCACACGTTGGGGGAAGTATGGAGTGTCTGCAGGAACTTTTTTTGGATGAAACTGATATCAAAGAAATGCCACTATCAATTGAACATCTATCAGGACTTGTTCAATTGACTTTGAAAGATTGCAAAAATCTCTCGAGTCTGCCGGTTACTATTAGCAGTttaaaatgtctaaaaaatcTAAAGCTCTCTGGCTGCTCGAAACTGAAGAAGTTTCCACAGATTGTGGGTATGGAAGGTCTGTCAGAGCTCTATCTAGATGGAACTTCCATTACAGAAGTGCCATCATCTATTGAGCTTTTACCTGGACTTGAATTGTTGAATCTGAATGACTGCAAAAATCTTGCGAGACTTCCCAGAAGTATAAACGGTTTAAAAGCCCTCAAAACTTTGAATCTCTCAGGCTGCTGCAAACTTGAAAATGTGCCTGACACGCTTAGGCAAGTAGAAAGTTTGGAAGAACTTGATATAAGCGGAACAGCTACAAGACGACCTCCATCCTCCATTTTTCTTATGAAGAATCTTAAAACACTCTCTTTTTCTGGGTGCAATGGACCACCATCAACTGCATCATGTCATTTGAACCttccttttaatttgatgGGAACGAGTTCATGTCCTGTAGCTTTGATGTTGCCTTCTCTGTCAGGTTTGTGCTCTCTAACAAAATTAGATCTCAGTGACTGTGGTCTTGGGGAGGGAGCAATCTTGAGTGATATTGGCAACTTACACTCATTAAAAGCGTTATATCTGAGTGAAAACAATTTTGTTACGCTGCCAGCAAGCATTAGCGGTCTTTTTAATCTTGAATATCTAAAGTTGGAAGATTGTAAAAGGCTTCAATCTCTGCCACAACTTCCACCCAACGTACATAATGTTAGACTGAATGGTTGTGCATCGTTGGTGACATTATTAGGTGTATTAAGACTACGCAAGTCCAGCTGGACGACAATTTATTGTATAGACAGCTTGAAATTGCTCGGAAAGAACGATTTGGCAACTTCAATGCTACGAGAGCACCTTGAG ttgcAGGCAGTATCAGCTCCAGACAGTAAATTGAGCATTGTTGTCCCAGGAAGTGAAATTCCAAAGTGGTTCATGTATCAGAACGAGGGTTCTTCAATAACAGTCACAAGGCCTTCATATTTGCATAATGTGAATAAGGTTGTGGGATATGCTGTTTGCTGTGTTTTTCATGTCCCCAAGCATTCAACTGGTATCCGACGGACAATATGGAAGGGGCATTCATTTCTCACACATCTGTTGTTCTGCTCTATGGATTGTTCTAGTTTCTTTTATGGTATAGATTTTAGAGACAAATTCGGTCATCGTGGGTCTGACCATCTTTGGCTACTCTTTTTGTCTCGAGCAGAATGCGATAAGTACAAGTGGCATTTTGAATCTAATCATTTTAAGTTGAAATTTGCTAATCATTCGGCTGTGTCAAATACTGGATTGAAGGTGAAGAGGTGTGGCTTCCATCCAGTTTATAAGCAAGAAGTCGAGGAGTTTGACGAAACAACAAAGCAATGGACTCACTTTACTTCTTATAATCTGAATGAATTCCATCACGATTTTGTTGGATCAAATATGGAAGTAGCCACAACATCAAAGCGAAGCCTTGCAGAAAATGCTGGGGCAGCCGAAGCCAGTGGCAGTGGCTCctgtgatgatgatgaggaatCACCCCCTAAAAGATTTAGACAGCTTAAATGA
- the LOC102629661 gene encoding disease resistance protein RPV1-like isoform X3, translating to MIKFFESIYCIGVHLTSFLQYTQKSDDKELQKGGSISPGLLKAIEESRISVIVLSKNYASSTWCLDELVKIVECKNREDQIFPIFYDVEPTVVRKQTASFGEAFAKHEEVFRNNVEKVQKWRDALKVVANKSGWELKDRNESEFIEEIVNVISSKIHTEPKTVKELVGIESRLEKLRFLMGTGSTDVRMIGIWGMGGLGKTTLARVVYDLISHEFYASSFLADVRERSEKEGSVISLQKQLLSNLLNLGDINLWHVDDGINIIGSRLRQQKVLLVIDDVADVEQLQSLAGKRDWFGLGSRILITTRDKQLLVAHEVDEEHILNLDVLNDDEALQLFSMKAFKTHQPVGEYVELSKRVLRYASGLPLALKVLGSFLIGRSVDRWRSALERLKSDPLNKIMSILQISFDGLQDSEKKIFLDVACFFKQKNRDYVTKILEGCGFFPVIGIEVLIERSLLTVDDYNTLGMHDLLQELGQLIVTRQSPEEPGKRSRLWRQEEVRHVLTKNAGSEEVEGMIIDDCFFPENEVHLSAKAFSLMTNLRLLKIGNVQLPEGLEYLSNKLRLLDWHQYPLKSLPSNLQLDKIVEFEMCYSRIEELWKGIKPLKTLKVMKLSHSKNLIKTPNSIEVPNLEVLDLEGCTRLHEIHSSLLRHNKLILLNLKGCTSLTTLPGEIFMKSLKTLVLSGCLKLRKFPHVGGSMECLQELFLDETDIKEMPLSIEHLSGLVQLTLKDCKNLSSLPVTISSLKCLKNLKLSGCSKLKKFPQIVGMEGLSELYLDGTSITEVPSSIELLPGLELLNLNDCKNLARLPRSINGLKALKTLNLSGCCKLENVPDTLRQVESLEELDISGTATRRPPSSIFLMKNLKTLSFSGCNGPPSTASCHLNLPFNLMGTSSCPVALMLPSLSGLCSLTKLDLSDCGLGEGAILSDIGNLHSLKALYLSENNFVTLPASISGLFNLEYLKLEDCKRLQSLPQLPPNVHNVRLNGCASLVTLLGVLRLRKSSWTTIYCIDSLKLLGKNDLATSMLREHLELQAVSAPDSKLSIVVPGSEIPKWFMYQNEGSSITVTRPSYLHNVNKVVGYAVCCVFHVPKHSTGIRRTIWKGHSFLTHLLFCSMDCSSFFYGIDFRDKFGHRGSDHLWLLFLSRAECDKYKWHFESNHFKLKFANHSAVSNTGLKVKRCGFHPVYKQEVEEFDETTKQWTHFTSYNLNEFHHDFVGSNMEVATTSKRSLAENAGAAEASGSGSCDDDEESPPKRFRQLK from the exons ATGATTAAGTTCTTTGAATCAATATACTGCATTGGAGTTCATTTAACTAGCTTCCTGCAATACACTCAAAAGTC GGATGACAAAGAACTTCAGAAAGGAGGATCCATTTCACCTGGACTCCTTAAAGCAATTGAAGAATCAAGAATTTCAGTTATTGTTCTTTCAAAAAACTATGCTTCTTCCACTTGGTGCTTGGATGAACTTGTTAAGATTGTTGAATGCAAAAACAGAGAAGATcaaatttttccaattttctatGATGTGGAACCAACTGTGGTGAGAAAACAGACAGCAAGTTTTGGAGAAGCTTTTGCTAAACATGAAGAAGTTTTTAGGAATAATGTAGAAAAGGTGCAAAAGTGGAGAGACGCTTTAAAAGTGGTGGCTAATAAATCTGGCTGGGAATTGAAGGACAG AAATGAGTCAGAATTTATAGAGGAAATTGTCAATGTGATATCAAGTAAAATTCATACAGAGCCAAAGACTGTTAAGGAGCTGGTAGGAATAGAATCGCGCTTGGAGAAACTCAGGTTTCTTATGGGTACAGGGTCTACTGACGTTCGTATGATAGGGATATGGGGTATGGGAGGTCTAGGAAAGACAACTCTTGCAAGAGTTGTTTATGACTTGATCTCTCACGAATTTTATGCGAGTAGTTTCCTTGCTGATGTTAGAGAAAGATCTGAAAAAGAAGGCAGTGTAATCTCTTTACAAAAGCAACTCCTTTCCAATTTACTGAATCTTGGAGATATTAACTTATGGCATGTAGATGATGGTATTAACATAATTGGAAGTAGGCTGCGACAGCAAAAGGTTCTTCTTGTAATCGATGATGTAGCTGATGTTGAACAACTACAAAGTTTAGCTGGAAAGCGTGATTGGTTTGGTCTAGGCAGCAGGATTCTAATAACAACGAGAGATAAACAGTTGTTGGTGGCACATGAAGTGGATGAAGAGCATATTCTTAACCTTGATGTACTAAATGACGATGAAGCTCTTCAACTATTTAGTATGAAAGCTTTTAAAACCCATCAGCCAGTGGGAGAATATGTGGAGCTGTCTAAACGTGTTCTGAGGTATGCCAGTGGTCTTCCATTAGCTCTAAAAGTTTTGGGATCCTTTCTTATTGGTAGATCTGTGGATCGGTGGAGAAGTGCCCTAGAGAGACTAAAAAGTGATCCTTTAAATAAGATTATGAGTATACTTCAAATAAGTTTTGATGGACTACAAGATtcagagaagaaaatatttctcgATGTTGCATGCTTCTTTAAACAGAAGAATAGAGATTACGTAACAAAAATTCTAGAGGGATGTGGTTTTTTCCCAGTCATTGGAATAGAAGTTCTTATTGAAAGATCTCTATTAACAGTTGACGACTACAACACACTGGGGATGCATGATTTGTTACAGGAATTGGGACAGCTGATTGTTACAAGACAATCCCCCGAAGAACCTGGGAAACGCAGCAGATTATGGAGGCAAGAAGAAGTGCGCCATGTGTTGACAAAAAATGCG GGAAGTGAAGAAGTTGAAGGAATGATAATTGATGATTGTTTCTTTCCTGAAAATGAGGTGCATTTAAGTGCTAAAGCATTTTCGCTGATGACCAACCTAAGATTGCTCAAAATCGGTAATGTGCAACTTCCTGAAGGCCTTGAATACCTATCTAACAAGTTGCGGTTACTTGATTGGCATCAATATCCTTTGAAATCATTGCCATCAAATTTGCAATTGgataaaattgttgaatttgaaatgtGTTACAGCCGCATTGAAGAATTATGGAAAGGAATCAAA CCTTTAAAAACGTTGAAAGTTATGAAACTCAGCCATtcaaagaatttgattaagACACCAAACTCAATAGAGGTCCCAAACTTAGAGGTGTTGGATCTTGAAGGATGTACAAGGTTGCATGAAATTCACTCGTCTTTGTTACGTCACAATAAGCTgatattgttgaatttgaaaggtTGTACAAGTCTTACAACTCTTCCGGGTGAGATTTTTATGAAATCGCTTAAAACACTTGTCCTTTCTGGTTGCTTGAAATTGAGGAAATTTCCACACGTTGGGGGAAGTATGGAGTGTCTGCAGGAACTTTTTTTGGATGAAACTGATATCAAAGAAATGCCACTATCAATTGAACATCTATCAGGACTTGTTCAATTGACTTTGAAAGATTGCAAAAATCTCTCGAGTCTGCCGGTTACTATTAGCAGTttaaaatgtctaaaaaatcTAAAGCTCTCTGGCTGCTCGAAACTGAAGAAGTTTCCACAGATTGTGGGTATGGAAGGTCTGTCAGAGCTCTATCTAGATGGAACTTCCATTACAGAAGTGCCATCATCTATTGAGCTTTTACCTGGACTTGAATTGTTGAATCTGAATGACTGCAAAAATCTTGCGAGACTTCCCAGAAGTATAAACGGTTTAAAAGCCCTCAAAACTTTGAATCTCTCAGGCTGCTGCAAACTTGAAAATGTGCCTGACACGCTTAGGCAAGTAGAAAGTTTGGAAGAACTTGATATAAGCGGAACAGCTACAAGACGACCTCCATCCTCCATTTTTCTTATGAAGAATCTTAAAACACTCTCTTTTTCTGGGTGCAATGGACCACCATCAACTGCATCATGTCATTTGAACCttccttttaatttgatgGGAACGAGTTCATGTCCTGTAGCTTTGATGTTGCCTTCTCTGTCAGGTTTGTGCTCTCTAACAAAATTAGATCTCAGTGACTGTGGTCTTGGGGAGGGAGCAATCTTGAGTGATATTGGCAACTTACACTCATTAAAAGCGTTATATCTGAGTGAAAACAATTTTGTTACGCTGCCAGCAAGCATTAGCGGTCTTTTTAATCTTGAATATCTAAAGTTGGAAGATTGTAAAAGGCTTCAATCTCTGCCACAACTTCCACCCAACGTACATAATGTTAGACTGAATGGTTGTGCATCGTTGGTGACATTATTAGGTGTATTAAGACTACGCAAGTCCAGCTGGACGACAATTTATTGTATAGACAGCTTGAAATTGCTCGGAAAGAACGATTTGGCAACTTCAATGCTACGAGAGCACCTTGAG ttgcAGGCAGTATCAGCTCCAGACAGTAAATTGAGCATTGTTGTCCCAGGAAGTGAAATTCCAAAGTGGTTCATGTATCAGAACGAGGGTTCTTCAATAACAGTCACAAGGCCTTCATATTTGCATAATGTGAATAAGGTTGTGGGATATGCTGTTTGCTGTGTTTTTCATGTCCCCAAGCATTCAACTGGTATCCGACGGACAATATGGAAGGGGCATTCATTTCTCACACATCTGTTGTTCTGCTCTATGGATTGTTCTAGTTTCTTTTATGGTATAGATTTTAGAGACAAATTCGGTCATCGTGGGTCTGACCATCTTTGGCTACTCTTTTTGTCTCGAGCAGAATGCGATAAGTACAAGTGGCATTTTGAATCTAATCATTTTAAGTTGAAATTTGCTAATCATTCGGCTGTGTCAAATACTGGATTGAAGGTGAAGAGGTGTGGCTTCCATCCAGTTTATAAGCAAGAAGTCGAGGAGTTTGACGAAACAACAAAGCAATGGACTCACTTTACTTCTTATAATCTGAATGAATTCCATCACGATTTTGTTGGATCAAATATGGAAGTAGCCACAACATCAAAGCGAAGCCTTGCAGAAAATGCTGGGGCAGCCGAAGCCAGTGGCAGTGGCTCctgtgatgatgatgaggaatCACCCCCTAAAAGATTTAGACAGCTTAAATGA